Part of the Mycolicibacterium mengxianglii genome is shown below.
TCCAACGTTGCTGATGACGTATACGTACCCAGCGCGTATGTTGGCCGTGCGGTAGTCGTTTTCGGCGATCCGTGTATCGATCTCGGCTATCTTCGCTGCTAGCTCGTCGCGCTCGTCCTCGCGGCCGCTGCTAGACAGTGCGTCCAGTACGGCAGCGTAGTGGCTCCGCTCTTTCTCCAGCCGCTCTCGCTCGGCGCGCAACTCCTTCTCGGCTTGTTGCTCCTCGCGCAGTCGTGCGCGTTCTTCGCGGGCTTCTTCCTTTTCCTCTTGGACCTTCATCTGGTAGTCAGCAGTCAGCTCGAGCTCACGCACTCGCAGTGCGTGGTAGTCCTCGCTGATATGCATCTCCATCATCGAGGCGTACCGAGCGATAGACGTTGCGGCTGCTGCTAGACGCTTTTCCGCCGCCGGGAGGTTTCCGGCCTTGACGTACCGCACGCAGTTTTCGGCCTCGGCGTTGTACGCCCGCAGCATTAGCTTGGCGAGGTCCGCAGTCATCTTGCGGCCCTTCGCCAAAGAGTTGTCGAAGGTAAACCGCGTGGAGGCTTGTATGGCACGCCCGTCTGAGATCTGTGATTTGATCTCCGCTTTTATCGAGGCGAGTGCGTCTTGATAGGCGACAGCTGCTTCGAGCGGGTGTCGGTAGGTGTAGATGCCGACGTCATGCAACGCTTCGACGTCGCGTTCGAGCATCTCTACGCGGAGCAGCGCATCCTCATATTGGTCCCGCAGCAGCTCATTCTCGCGAGTTAGATTGGCCAGCGCGGAGTTAGGGCTATCTGGCGGCAGTGTCATCGAATTCCGCGTGCCATGCTGATGGGCTTGAGCCCAAACGCGTTCCTAGACACCTGGGCGCGCATCAGGGCAAGCGTCTCGACTGGATCAACATGGCGCAGGTCGTATTGCAGGAAGTCGTCTCGGTCGGCTGCCGCCGCGACGAATGGGAACTTCTCCACGAGACCTGTTGCTGGGTTGATGGTGTCGGTCTGCACGGTGAGTGAGATCGTCTTGATCCGTTCCTCGCGATCGCTTTCGAAGACTTCGTGGAAGGTTCGGATCGCGACTGCTGCGATGGCGCGGTTGTATCGATCGCGCTGTTCTTTCTGCGTGCAGGCGGTCTCGCGGATCTCGTCGGACGCGGCGACGTATTTGAATGCTTTTGCGCTGATAACGGATGTAGGAGGCGGTACTGCTGCAGAAACCGTGAGTTCCCCTAGTTCTGCGTCGAAGTCGAACTCATGCACAACGTCGAACGTCTCGGGGTACGCCGAGTTGCCCAGTACCACCCCGACGTAGTCGTTGATTGCTCCGGGGTCGCCGGCAGCGAGTGCATCTTTGAATCGTTGTAGTCGCTCGTTGGCTTCGGCGGCGTGGCGTTCCCGTTCCGTGCACTCGCGCCGGTACTGGTCCTCCGCTTCGGCCAGTTCTTTCTCGCGCTGCTGTTCCGCAGTTCTCCAGTTCTCGAGTGCTTCAGCATTCATGGCTGGCAGGACTGTGTGGGCGCGGTGGGCCCACTTCTTGTGCGTCTCTTCCCAGAGCGCGTGCGCCTCCGCAGTCGCTTCAGCGTGCTTCTTCTTGCTGAATACCTTCGACAGTCCTGTCGGTGGCGGCGGTGCCACGAATTCGGGCTCAGGCCGCGGTACGACGCGGGGAGGTTTCGGCAGGGGAGTTCTTAGATCATCGCGCGGAAACGGTGGATGCTCGGCAACGGTCTTGAGGGAATCGAGATCCACGAAGTCGTCGACATCGAGGGTGGCCGCCAAGATCGAGTCGATCTGCTCGAAGGCGTCTTGCGCGTGAGCTGTGCGCGACTCGGCTTCGGCCCTGCGGGCATTGACATGTGCCTCTTTCGCCGCGGCGCGGGCGTAGGCCTGTTCTCTTTCGGCGGCTCTCTCGTAGGCCGCTACCGCTCTTTCGTACTCACGTTGAGCTCGCTCGGCTTCACGAACGGCTCGGTTACTCGCCTGCACGGCCGCAACTGCTTGGCGTCGTTGCTGTTGCTCGTGCAAACGTTGTTGGTGCGCAATTTCCGCAAAGAACCCTCTCCCCATCGCCCGGATACTACGGAACACCCGTGACAAAATTGGCTTAACTCGGTAACGGTCGTTGCTGCCGCGACGTTTCCAAGACTCTTACCAGGCTGGCTGCCGAGCATCACCGTCAAGGCGCCCTGTGGGCGGCGCTTCCAAAACCCCCGCTGTGCCAACAGTGTGCCAAGAGGCGCAGAAACAGGTGAGAAGCGGCCGATGCGGCGAAACGACTGAGACCCGCCGAGCAGGACATATGCTTACAGATTAGGCACACTGAGACGCCATAAGTGCAGGTCAAAGGCATTTACACACCAGCGGTCGGGGGTTCGAAACCCTCCGCGCCCACCATCAAAAGTCCTGGTCACGGGAAATTTCGACTGCTCAATCGAAACCCCGCTGTGCCGTTCTCCGCATAGCTTGTCCCGAGCGACAGTCGCACTTCGGCTTGGCGCACCCTGATCGCTTTCAGTGCAGCGAGCACATCATCCGGCATCGGTAATGCCCGGCGTGATCGCTTCGACTTCGCGTCGCCGGTCACGGTGCAGGAGCCTGCCACGACGACCCTGCCTTGAGCGACCGAAACGGCGTCGAGGTCGACGTCCGACCACCGAAGTCCGAGGATCTCGGACCGCCGCAGGCCAGCCAGTATCAACAGCCAGCAGGCTGCGAGTCGGTCGTTGCGGACATGCTCGTGAAAATCGCCAGCCTGCTGGGGAGTCCAGCTAGCCATTTCGTGGTGACTAACCCCGGGCGCTTCACCAGGCGCGCAACGTTGCGAGCAACAAGTCCTTCCTCATCGCCTCATCGAGCGCTGATGACAGAACGATGAGCATCGTTACAACTGTGCGAGGGCCGACACTGCCAGGAACCCTTCGGACGGTGGGGCTCACTCTCGTTGGCGGCGACATGCAGACCTCGATTCGGGCGGATCACCTCACTGGTGGCTACGAATCGATCGAGAGCTTTGATTCCGGGGTTATCGAGTGCAGTGAAGATTTCGTTGTGCTGGGTACCGTGAGGTCGTTCGCGGAGTAGCGCCAGGGCCTCGTCTGCGCGGCGGCCTCGCTCCTCGCGTTGCGCCACGAGCGCACTGTCGAGTCGCAGGGTCGTCTCTACATCCGAAGTCCTGAGCCGCCCCAGACTGATCGCGCCGAGGTGATGGATCACTGTTAAGCGATACCGATAGCCTGCAAGCGTATTGGGCCGTACGTCGCACACCTACTGTTTAACTATCTGGTCAAGTAGTCGGCGACGGATGTCGCATCTTCGCGAACGAACGTTCCAGCGGAAACCTCGGTAACCCTCGACCGCCGAATATCCAAATCCGCCACCGACATCAAAGCCGCAGTCGGGGCAGCCTGGGCCACCCTGACAGAACTGGACGGCATCGGGATCCTCAACGCGCCAAGATGACCGCCCGCGTGGTGACGTCCCCCGCTTCCGCTCCGCAGATGGTTTCGCCACCTAACCGGCACCACGCCCATCGCGGGCTCCTCTGGCGATGTCACCCGCCATCGCCTCTCCCGTGCCGGTGACCGCCAACTCAACTGCTGCCTACACACCATGGCTATAACCCAGATCGCCCCGAGATACCCCCGGGGGCCTACTACCGCAGAAAAGCGCCGACGGAAAGAGCCACCGAGAAGCGTTGCGCGGTCTTAAACGACGGCTCTCCGACGTCGTCTACGGGCAATTGATCCGCGATGAGGCCAGAGGTCGGGCAGGCCTGGGAGGACACTCGGGGGCGACTCCAATATCCAGCGCGGCCAGCTCAACCCCGCACACTGACGCTTCGGGGCCAGTCACTTCCCCGGCGTACCAGCCACCCTCCGACCGACGTCAGACCAGGCACTTGACACAGAGAGCGCCATCTAACACGTCTCTTCGCACGTGTTACTTCTCTGCACTCATGTACTGGTGGCGTGGTGGCGTCTTCATCTTGTCGTGACACAGAGACTTTGCTACAAAGTGCGGTACCTTGCACCCGGGTCAACTGTCGAGTGCTTTTAGGGGAAATGAT
Proteins encoded:
- a CDS encoding transposase; the encoded protein is MAGSSGDVTRHRLSRAGDRQLNCCLHTMAITQIAPRYPRGPTTAEKRRRKEPPRSVARS
- a CDS encoding site-specific integrase yields the protein MASWTPQQAGDFHEHVRNDRLAACWLLILAGLRRSEILGLRWSDVDLDAVSVAQGRVVVAGSCTVTGDAKSKRSRRALPMPDDVLAALKAIRVRQAEVRLSLGTSYAENGTAGFRLSSRNFP
- a CDS encoding DUF4041 domain-containing protein: MTLPPDSPNSALANLTRENELLRDQYEDALLRVEMLERDVEALHDVGIYTYRHPLEAAVAYQDALASIKAEIKSQISDGRAIQASTRFTFDNSLAKGRKMTADLAKLMLRAYNAEAENCVRYVKAGNLPAAEKRLAAAATSIARYASMMEMHISEDYHALRVRELELTADYQMKVQEEKEEAREERARLREEQQAEKELRAERERLEKERSHYAAVLDALSSSGREDERDELAAKIAEIDTRIAENDYRTANIRAGYVYVISNVGSFGPGIVKIGMTRRLEPLDRVRELGDASVPFGFDVHTLFFSDDAVGVETQLHHAFAEKRVNRVNLRREYFYTTPGDVKTALAEIAGNLLEFNEYADADQYRASQLIRSSELDEAEPTRAAVSEIG